Proteins encoded together in one Ciona intestinalis chromosome 1, KH, whole genome shotgun sequence window:
- the LOC100182750 gene encoding calpain-A-like, which translates to MGNNNSSTTESDGEHDVTETVIEAPLPVEPRADPDIIENIEGASLTSNTITSEFGEIKEVILKKSAEAGKAYVYRDKDFPAESKSLYYTSRAPSKWGDIEWKRPMDLSPNPRLLKNGQSSEDIIQGMLGNCWWLASSAAICRSSKHIQKVVPGDQVMTGPDYVGMFHFRFWRFGQWVDVIVDDNLPTLRGSLCFGRSANPDEFWLPLMEKAYAKVHGSYQATEGGFTQDGMEDLTGGIAVTYDLGSKTPSNLFRIMTKALRNDSFVCGGIQGTTESVDSTTGLVSAHAYSVLKVAKVNYRGDTVKLVKLRNPWGGKNEWKGDWSDDSFTWHYIPDDVKYSMGYENRDNGEWWMSFDDFTNYFTDVTFCTVGPDFDSDGKPTGDRWLLSTVQGNWVNGRTSGGSRNDLRKYQTNPQYLLEFNQPDVFRPDEDAPEEEGKCSVVIGLMQEYRREGRSDGMKNLYLCLNIFKVTTRPSGKLDYRFFSRNREVINTGSYINRREVTLTAELEPGSYLLVPSTFYGDEDGEFLVRIFTEQSVNVEELR; encoded by the exons AtgggcaacaacaacagctcAACCACAGAATCAGATGGAgaacatgacgtcacagaaaccGTCATCGAAGCACCCCTACCAGTCGAACCTCGGGCCGATCCAGATATCATTGAAAACATAGAAGGAGCTTCTTTAACGTCAAACACTATCACATCG GAATTCGGGGAAATCAAGGAGGTTATCCTGAAGAAAAGCGCCGAAGCAGGGAAGGCATATGTGTATAGAGACAAAGATTTTCCCGCTGAATCTAAATCTTTGTATTACACATCGCGTGCACCAAGTAAATGGGGAGACATTGAATGGAAACGGCCTATG GATCTTTCACCAAATCCACGCTTGTTAAAGAACGGTCAAAGTAGTGAGGATATCATACAAGGGATGCTTGGAAACTGTTGGTGGCTCGCATCGTCTGCAGCTATATGCAGATCGTCGAAACATATACAAAAG GTTGTTCCCGGGGACCAGGTAATGACGGGACCAGATTACGTAGGCATGTTTCACTTCCGGTTTTGGAGGTTTGGACAATGGGTTGACGTCATAGTTGATGACAACCTTCCCACACTGCGTGGTTCCCTCTGCTTCGGTAGATCAGCGAATCCAGATGAGTTCTGGCTGCCGTTGATGGAAAAGGCCTATGCTAA agTCCATGGGTCCTACCAAGCCACCGAGGGAGGTTTTACACAAGATGGAATGGAAGACTTAACTGGTGGTATCGCTGTCACTTATGACTTGGGTAGCAAGACACCCAGTAATCTATTCAGGATAATGACCAA AGCTTTACGGAACGATAGTTTCGTATGCGGAGGTATTCAAGGAACAACTGAATCTGTTGACTCAACCACAGGCCTTGTGAGTGCACACGCTTATTCAGTGCTTAAAGTGGCAAAG GTCAACTACCGTGGGGATACAGTTAAGCTGGTTAAATTAAGGAACCCATGGGGTGGCAAGAATGAATGGAAAGGTGATTGGAGCGACGA TTCATTTACGTGGCACTACATACCCGATGACGTAAAGTACAGCATGGGGTACGAGAACAGAGACAATGGAGAATGGTGGATGTCGTTTGATGACTTCACAAACTACTTTACTGACGTCACATTCTGCACGGTTGGACCAGATTTCGACAGTGACGGGAAACCGACAGGCGACAG ATGGCTACTTTCTACTGTGCAAGGCAACTGGGTGAATGGTAGGACATCTGGCGGAAGTAGGAACGACCTCCGTAAATACCAGACCAACCCTCAATACTTGCTTGAGTTCAACCAACCAG ATGTGTTCCGTCCGGACGAGGACGCACCAGAAGAAGAAGGCAAATGCTCGGTTGTGATTGGTCTAATGCAGGAGTATAGGAGAGAAGGTAGAAGTGACGGAATGAAGAATCTTTATCTGTGCCTCAATATCTTCAAG GTAACAACCAGACCCAGTGGCAAGCTTGATTATCGCTTCTTCAGTCGTAACAGAGAAGTTATTAACACGGGTTCTTATATCAACCGACGAGAAGTCACGTTAACTGCTGAACTGGAGCCTGGTAGTTACCTGTTGGTGCCTTCTACGTTCTACGGCGACGAAGACGGAGAATTCTTAGTCCGTATTTTTACAGAACAGAGCGTAAACGTGGAGGAGCTTCGATAG
- the LOC100185114 gene encoding kelch-like protein 3: MQKSSDGCNKWRDCDSISHKHCVKNWRNLVRLWRAQKLCDVVITVKGEPFRCHAIVPASVSPFFRNAFLKKTAMSVPNGLSCEKEVIVDFMTKEIFSQVLTFMYTADVLVTPATARPLILAAARLEMQGMVNAVLRRILDLEMAEIEDNKNNQPSNMDFRLKSMIHGRQRYPFNQKVHNAMMDNKNQCPEIECCGELNDDDSQFPEAPGPQHGYKYPKDENLTVTGVMDELRLQGDLATLSLVQTFAARNYSEVCETEAFLGASVHTIACLLDDDRLNIDEFRVFMSLCRWLEADPMHLVHAPYLLSKTRLQLLSPQELAENVETKDYLMRKKKCRVLILEAFRFHCLQAQGETAPEGAYSIEPPRGQKQRIGTDKYYDSDDEEWSVAEDGGLVKKDKTSPFCPIKPCACCPDYILASGGIDTKQKAASDGVYRYEERDNSWLRFARMQEPRNHHAAVYCKGALYIIGGSDPSLTGPGAEVCPISSCHRLGLGSLKWCKIESLSTPRMSLQAAYVNGFIYAIGGQDHKQRILRDVERYSITRGSWEYSGSLSSARAGLCVCVYKGRMWAIGGYCHKSGVVLDTVEAYDEEYGNWEMMPAMRFPRCFANAAVCQGHLYVLGGAWLDAETECGNFSSVYDVDIYNSASKCWEGVTALRVGRHDAGLAVLGPRIYIVGGKHCDDGAIKNLDSVECFDVEKDDWVDGVSPLPLPLLGPAITFTK; encoded by the exons atgcaaaaatcgTCCGACGGTTGTAATAAATGGCGGGATTGCGACTCCATAAGTCACAAGCACTGCGTCAAAAATTGGAGAAATCTTGTTCGTCTTTGGAGAGCCCAAAAACTCTGTGATGTCGTTATCACAGTAAAAGGAGAACCATTTCGTTGCCATGCTATTGTACCAGCATCAGTTAGCCCGTTTTTCAGGaatgcatttttaaagaaaacagCTATGTCTGTACCGAACGGGCTATCGTGCGAAAAAGAGGTCATTGTCGACTTTATGACAAAGGAAATTTTTTCCCAG GTACTTACATTCATGTACACTGCTGATGTATTGGTGACGCCAGCTACTGCTCGTCCTTTAATACTGGCAGCAGCTAGGTTAGAAATGCAAGGAATGGTCAATGCTGTTTTGAGGAGAATACTTGACCTTGAAATGGCAGAAATTGAAG ATAACAAGAACAACCAACCTTCCAACATGGATTTCCGTTTAAAGTCGATGATCCACGGTCGACAGAGATATCCTTTTAACCAGAAGGTCCACAATGCGATGATGGATAACAAAAACCAGTGTCCAGAAATCG AGTGCTGTGGTGAACTGAACGACGATGACTCGCAATTCCCCGAAGCCCCGGGTCCACAACACGGATACAAATATCCCAAAGATGAAAACCTCACGGTGACTGGAGTTATGGACGAGTTGCGATTACAAGGCGACCTTGCCACGTTGAGTTTGGTTCAAACTTTTGCGGCAAGAAATTATTCAGAAGTTTGTGAAACTGAAGCATTTCT GGGGGCATCAGTCCATACCATCGCCTGTCTATTGGACGACGACAGATTGAATATAGACGAGTTCCGAGTGTTTATGTCGCTGTGTAGATGGCTTGAAGCTGATCCAATGCACCTTGTACACGCGCCGTATCTTTTATCGAAG ACTCGCCTTCAGCTATTATCTCCACAAGAACTCGCAGAGAACGTTGAAACAAAAGACTACCTTATGCGCAAGAAGAAATGCAGGGTCCTGATATTGGAAGCGTTTCGTTTCCACTGCCTGCAAGCACAAGGGGAAACGGCGCCAGAGGGTGCGTACTCTATAGAGCCACCACGCGGCCAGAAACAACGAATCGGGACGGACAA ATATTACGACTCAGACGACGAGGAATGGTCAGTAGCGGAGGACGGCGGGCTTGTTAAGAAGGATAAAACATCACCGTTCTGCCCAATCAAACCCTGCGCGTGTTGTCCAGACTATATACTTGCTTCAGGAG GAATTGATACGAAGCAGAAAGCGGCATCGGATGGTGTTTACAGATACGAGGAAAGGGACAACTCCTGGTTAAGGTTTGCCCGCATGCAGGAACCAAGGAATCATCACGCTGCTGTTTACTGCAAGGGAGCGTTATATATTATAG GGGGTTCGGACCCTTCACTCACGGGACCTGGGGCTGAGGTTTGCCCGATATCAAGTTGCCATAGATTAGGACTTGGATCGTTGAAGTGGTGTAAGATAGAGTCACTTTCGACGCCTAGGATGTCTTTGCAG GCTGCGTATGTAAACGGTTTCATCTACGCAATTGGTGGCCAAGACCACAAACAGCGGATCCTTCGTGACGTAGAACGTTACTCGATTACTCGGGGCTCGTGGGAGTACTCGGGTTCGTTATCAAGTGCTCGGGCTGGCCTATGTGTTTGTGTGTATAAAGGTCGCATGTGGGCGATTGGTGGGTACTGCCATAAGAGCGGCGTTGTGCTGGATACTGTGGAAGCATACGACGAAGAATATGGAAA CTGGGAAATGATGCCGGCGATGCGTTTTCCACGGTGTTTTGCCAACGCTGCAGTTTGTCAAGGCCACTTATACGTGTTGGGAGGTGCATGGCTTGATGCAGAGACTGAGTGTGGCAACTTCAGCAGCGTTTATGACGTGGATATTTATAATTCAGCGAGCAAGTGCTGGGAAGGAGTGACAGCGTTAAGGGTTGGACGACATGATGCTGGGTTGGCTGTACTTG gTCCAAGGATTTACATTGTTGGTGGAAAGCACTGTGATGACGGAGCAATTAAAAACCTCGACTCGGTGGAATGCTTTGATGTTGAAAAAGATGACTGGGTAGATGGGGTTTCCCCGTTACCGTTACCATTACTTGGCCCCGCAATAACATtcacaaaataa
- the LOC100175677 gene encoding rhomboid-related protein 2-like isoform X2 — protein sequence MAYNSGFVSDEEMPETLSGLFKSNVGDDARITTARFNEIVINNRSNLPESVISKITNYIDNNEDGYVTLAEIEKMESEDAAVVAEEAGVSRKHLSLFSRGYQTVGKFFLTKEQQKLTYGKQYKCCPPPIGILLISLAQIAVYVYYGQLSGNWFNISQEIVDSPIAYVPTKRKEAWRFLSYMFAHAGLEHVLFNVLVQLILAIPLEMVHGGLRIMGIYIGGVIAGSLASSVIDPYVILVGGSGGTYALLTAQIANVILNGDVMNKFYRVLRVVGTIVLLLFDFGYSIYRRFQPQTAGVDVSFIAHVAGGVAGVTLGLVLLKNFKTSLTDKIWFWVSVVAYIAFIVFAVLWNIFYDNYPAQVV from the exons ATGGCTTACAACAGTGGATTTGTATCTGATGAAGAAATGCCGGAG ACACTGAGCGGCTTGTTTAAATCG AACGTTGGCGACGACGCCCGAATCACCACAGCGCGTTTCAACGAAATAGTGATCAACAACCGATCTAATCTTCCAGAGTCTGTCATCTCTAAAATCACCAACTATATTGACAATAACGAGGATGGTTACGTTACGTTGGCGGAAATCGAAAAGATG GAAAGCGAGGACGCTGCTGTTGTTGCGGAAGAAGCTGGCGTGAGTCGCAAACATCTATCTTTATTCAGCAGAGGATACCAAACTGTTGGAAAGTTCTTTCTTACCAAGGAACAACAAAAGTTAACATACGGCAAGCAATACAAATGTTGTCCTCCGCCAATCGGGATTCTACTCATAAGCTTGGCTCag ATTGCGGTGTACGTTTACTACGGACAGTTAAGTGGAAACTGGTTCAACATTAGCCAAGAAATAGTCGATTCACCGATTGCTTATGTTCCAACGAAACGAAAGGAAGCGTGGAGATTTCTCTCTTATATGTTCGCCCATGCTGG ATTGGAACACGTTCTGTTTAACGTATTGGTCCAATTGATCCTCGCCATACCGCTAGAGATGGTGCATGGTGGGCTACGTATTATGGGGATTTATATTGGTGGAGTTATAGCtg GTTCACTCGCCTCATCTGTGATAGATCCTTACGTTATATTAGTGGGTGGAAGTGGTGGTACTTATGCATTGCTTACTGCACAGATCGCTAACGTTATACTG AACGGTGACGTGATGAACAAGTTTTATCGAGTCTTAAGAGTGGTGGGAACTATTGTGCTAT tGTTGTTCGACTTCGGTTATTCTATCTACCGACGTTTCCAGCCGCAAACAGCAGGCGTTGACGTTTCTTTCATAGCTCACGTGGCGGGTGGTGTAGCTGGTGTCACCCTTGGTTTAGTGTTGCTAAAAAACTTCAAGACTTCTCTTACGGATAAAATCTGGTTCTGGGTTTCTGTTGTCGCTTACATTGCTTTCATTGTATTTGCGGTACTTTGGAATATCTTCTACGATAACTACCCGGCACAAGTTGTCTAA
- the LOC100175677 gene encoding rhomboid-related protein 2-like isoform X1, with translation MAYNSGFVSDEEIPETLSGLFKSNVGDDARITTARFNEIVINNRSNLPESVISKITNYIDNNEDGYVTLAEIEKMESEDAAVVAEEAGVSRKHLSLFSRGYQTVGKFFLTKEQQKLTYGKQYKCCPPPIGILLISLAQIAVYVYYGQLSGNWFNISQEIVDSPIAYVPTKRKEAWRFLSYMFAHAGLEHVLFNVLVQLILAIPLEMVHGGLRIMGIYIGGVIAGSLASSVIDPYVILVGGSGGTYALLTAQIANVILNGDVMNKFYRVLRVVGTIVLLLFDFGYSIYRRFQPQTAGVDVSFIAHVAGGVAGVTLGLVLLKNFKTSLTDKIWFWVSVVAYIAFIVFAVLWNIFYDNYPAQVV, from the exons ATGGCTTACAACAGTGGATTTGTATCTGATGAAGAAATACCGGAG ACACTGAGCGGCTTGTTTAAATCG AACGTTGGCGACGACGCCCGAATCACCACAGCGCGTTTCAACGAAATAGTGATCAACAACCGATCTAATCTTCCAGAGTCTGTCATCTCTAAAATCACCAACTATATTGACAATAACGAGGATGGTTACGTTACGTTGGCGGAAATCGAAAAGATG GAAAGCGAGGACGCTGCTGTTGTTGCGGAAGAAGCTGGCGTGAGTCGCAAACATCTATCTTTATTCAGCAGAGGATACCAAACTGTTGGAAAGTTCTTTCTTACCAAGGAACAACAAAAGTTAACATACGGCAAGCAATACAAATGTTGTCCTCCGCCAATCGGGATTCTACTCATAAGCTTGGCTCag ATTGCGGTGTACGTTTACTACGGACAGTTAAGTGGAAACTGGTTCAACATTAGCCAAGAAATAGTCGATTCACCGATTGCTTATGTTCCAACGAAACGAAAGGAAGCGTGGAGATTTCTCTCTTATATGTTCGCCCATGCTGG ATTGGAACACGTTCTGTTTAACGTATTGGTCCAATTGATCCTCGCCATACCGCTAGAGATGGTGCATGGTGGGCTACGTATTATGGGGATTTATATTGGTGGAGTTATAGCtg GTTCACTCGCCTCATCTGTGATAGATCCTTACGTTATATTAGTGGGTGGAAGTGGTGGTACTTATGCATTGCTTACTGCACAGATCGCTAACGTTATACTG AACGGTGACGTGATGAACAAGTTTTATCGAGTCTTAAGAGTGGTGGGAACTATTGTGCTAT tGTTGTTCGACTTCGGTTATTCTATCTACCGACGTTTCCAGCCGCAAACAGCAGGCGTTGACGTTTCTTTCATAGCTCACGTGGCGGGTGGTGTAGCTGGTGTCACCCTTGGTTTAGTGTTGCTAAAAAACTTCAAGACTTCTCTTACGGATAAAATCTGGTTCTGGGTTTCTGTTGTCGCTTACATTGCTTTCATTGTATTTGCGGTACTTTGGAATATCTTCTACGATAACTACCCGGCACAAGTTGTCTAA
- the LOC100178087 gene encoding ileal sodium/bile acid cotransporter encodes MIQTNMNPTTIATPPCVLEESSNASLSGIVCSNVTIGIPVVDNSELVAASEATRIATSVLIALIMFGFGCSVEPKKALAYCKKPKQFITALALQLLGMPLLGFGLSQAFRMTPPEAAGVYIQASCPGGTYSNLAAYWVDGDLNLSVLMTTMSTILSMGTLPLWLFLFPLMANTGDTLKVPFDQLGYALLGIIPPLLVGIPVNYKFPKRAPLITKICTTSGFVGFALMAIILLATQKVKYVVSWRQIVVLLLFPSIGGIVGYLATRLPWLDYNVAQRRTVAIETAMQNTALGLSIVLISFSLTLPEFGTILVFPVFYGGLQLISMFPIVAIYRFLRWKGYKCVLPNEDTEEEDTELQERTENGVSNLAFTEDGAITENGTTKIPI; translated from the exons ATGATTCAAACCAACATGAACCCAACAACCATCGCGACTCCGCCATGTGTATTAGAAG AGTCATCGAATGCGTCGTTAAGTGGCATTGTCTGTTCCAACGTCACAATAGGGATCCCGGTTGTCGACAATTCAGAGTTGGTTGCCGCGAGTGAAGCGACAAGAATAGCTACATC GGTATTGATCGCCTTAATAATGTTCGGGTTCGGTTGTTCGGTTGAGCCGAAGAAAGCGTTAGCGTATTGCAAGAAACCAAAGCAGTTCATCACCGCACTCGCGCTGCAGTTATTGGGAATGCCTC TTCTCGGCTTCGGTCTTTCCCAAGCCTTCAGAATGACACCGCCTGAAGCTGCAGGTGTTTACATTCAAGCGAGTTGTCCTGGTGGAACTTACAGCAACCTTGCAGCATATTGGGTGGACGGTGACCTCAACTTAAG CGTTCTCATGACAACAATGTCGACAATTCTCTCAATGGGGACTTTACCGCTTTGGTTGTTCTTGTTTCCTCTAATGGCAAACACAGGAGATACTTTGAAAGTTCCATTCGACCAGTTAG GATACGCCCTCCTTGGTATTATCCCACCGTTGTTGGTTGGTATTCCCGTCAACTATAAATTCCCAAAACGTGCTCCACTTATTACAAAG ATTTGTACGACCAGTGGATTCGTTGGTTTCGCCTTAATGGCCATCATACTACTTGCAACACAGAAGGTTAAATACGTTGTATCGTGGAGACAGATTGTT GTCCTGTTATTATTTCCTTCTATTGGTGGCATCGTCGGTTACCTAGCAACCAGGTTGCCATGGTTGGATTATAATGTTGCACAGAGAAGAACTGTTGCTATAGAAACCGCCATGCAAAACACAGCTCTGGGGCTTTCCATTGTTCTTATTTCGTTCAG TCTTACCCTTCCGGAGTTCGGAACAATCCTCGTCTTCCCAGTTTTCTACGGAGGACTTCAGCTTATCAGTATGTTTCCAATAGTTGCGATCTATCGTTTCCTTAGATGGAAAGGTTACAAGTGTGTCCTCCCTAATGAAGATACTGAAGAGGAAGACACGGAACTGCAAGAAAGAACCGAAAACGGAGTTTCAAACCTTGCGTTTACTGAAGATGGTGCTATAACTGAAAATGGGACTACAAAGATACCAATATAG